From the Sanguibacter sp. HDW7 genome, the window ACAGGTCCTTGCCCGAGATCTCCGAGTGCGTCCTGAGGTCGAAGTCGGTGCGGTTGGCGATGCCCTCGAGCTCGCCCCACTCCGAGCCCGTGAAGCCGAAGCGGTACTCGATGTCGACGGTGCGCTTGGAGTAGTGCGAGAGCTTCTCGGCGGGGTGCTCGTAGAGGCGGAGGTTCTCGGGGTCGATGCCGAGGCCGGTGTACCAGGCCATGCGGGTGTCGATCCAGGTCTGGTGCCAGTCCTCGTCCGTGCCGGGCTCGACGAAGAACTCCATCTCCATCTGCTCGAACTCGCGCGTGCGGAAGATGAAGTTCCCGGGCGTGATCTCGTTGCGGAAGGACTTGCCGATCTGGCCGATGCCGAACGGGGGCTTCATGCGCGAGGCCGTCTGGACGTTGGCGAAGTTCACGAAGATGCCCTGGGCCGTCTCGGGACGGAGGTAGTGCATGCCCTCCTCGTTGTCCACGGCGCCGAGGTAGGTCTTGAGGAGGCCCGAGAAGTTCTGGGGCTCGGTCCAGGCGTCGCGCGTGCCGCAGTTGGGGCACGCGACGTCCGCGAGGCCGTTCTCGGCGGCGCGGCCCTTCTTCTCCTCGAACTCCTCGAGGAGCGTGTCGGCGCGGAAGCGCTTGTGGCAGCTCGTGCACTCGATGAGCGGGTCGGTGAAGACGGCGACGTGGCCCGACGCCTCCCACACCTTGCGCGGGAGGATGACGGAGGAGTCGATGCCGACGACGTCGTCGCGCCCGCGGACCATCGACTGCCACCACTGGCGCTTGATGTTCTCCTTGAGCTCGGCGCCGAGGGGCCCGTAGTCCCAGGCCGAGCGCGAACCTCCGTAGATCTCACCTGCCTGGAAGACGAAGCCTCGGCGCTTGGCGAGGGAGATGACGGCGTCGAGACGCTTGGAGGTGGAAGCCACTGGTGATCACTCCGTTTGGATCGTCGGCGCCACGCATGGCGTGCGGGGCGGGGAACAGCACCCTCAGGGTACCGGCACGTGGCGGAGGCCACGGGCCGCCGAATTGACAATCGTTCTCACTCTTATTGAGAATGGAGATCATGCACAGCACCACGTCGCCCCGACGCACCGCCCGCACCGCCGGCGTCCTCGCCGCGATCCTCGCGCTCACCGCCTGCGGGACCGCTGCCCAAGACGACAACAGGCTCGAGGTCCTCGCCTCGTTCTACCCCCTGCAGTTCGTCGCCGAGCAGGTCGGCGGCGACCGCGTCCACGTCACCAACCTCACACCGCTCGGCGGCGAGCCCCACGACCTCGAGCTGTCCCCCGCCGTCGCGCGCCGTGTGGGCTCCGCAGACCTGGTCGTCTTCCAGTCCGGCTTCCAGCCCGCCGTCGACCAGGCCGTCGACGAGGGCCACCCGACCCGCACGCTCGATGCGACCGCCGTCCTCGCGGCCGCCCCACCGGCCGAGGCGGTGCTCCCCGCAGCCGGGGAGCACGACGACGAGCACGCAGAGCACGACGAGCACGACCACGCCGACGACGAGCACGACCACGCCGACGACGAGCACGCAGAGCACGACGAGCACGAGCACGCCGACGACGAGCACGCCGACCACGACGAGCACGAGCACGCCGACGACGAGCACGCCGACCACGACGAGCACGAGCACGCCGACGACGCGCACGCCGACGCCACTGCCGGCCACTCCGCCGACGACGGCCACGACCACGGCGGCGTCGACCCCCACTTCTGGCTCGACCCGACGCGCCTCGCCCTCCTCGCCCCCGCGCTCGCCGAGATGCTCGCCGCGGCCGACCCCGCCGGAGCCGCCGGCTTCCGTGAGCGCGCCGACGCCCTCGTCCGCGAGCTCACCGACCTCGACGTCTCGTTCACGGCGGGCCTCACGACGTGCACGCACCGCACGCTCGTGACGAGCCACGCCGCCTTCGGGTACCTCGCGCACCGCTACGATCTCGAGCAGGTCTCCGTCGCGGGTCTCGACCCGGACACCGAACCGTCCCCGAGACGCCTGCGGGAGGTCGCCGACATCGTCCGTGCCACGGGCGTCCCGACGATCTTCTTCGAGTCGTCCGCGAGCGCCAAGGTCGCCGGCGTACTCGCCGAGGACGCCGGCGTGCGCACGGCCGCCCTCAGCCCCCTCGAGTCCCTCACGCGCGAGGCGGCCGAGGCAGGCGACACTTATCTCACCACCATGACCGCGAACCTCGCGGCGCTACGGACAGGACTCGACTGTGCCTGACATCCACGCGACGACCGGCACGGCCGCCCCTCCCACGGCCGTCCCAGCGTCGACCGCGGCTCCTGTGCTCGACGTCCGGGGCCTCACGACGCACCTCGGCGGCCAGCAGATCCTCGGCGGCGTCGACCTGCGCATCGAGCAGGGCGAGGTCGTGGCGCTGCTCGGCACGAACGGCTCGGGCAAGTCGACGCTCGTGCGCACGCTCGTGCGCGCCGTGCCTGCGAGCGGCGGCACCGTCAGCATCCTCGGCACGCCCCTCGGCCAGCGCACCCCGTGGCACCGCGTCGGCTACGTGCCCCAGCGGCTCGGCGCTGCGGGCGGCGTCCCTGCGACGGTCCGCGAGATCGTCGCCTCAGGCCTGCTCGGTCCCCGCACGCTGCGCAAGCCGCGCGACTGGCGGCCGCGCGTCGACGCGGCGCTCACCGAGGTCGGCCTGCTCCACCGGCGCGACCAGGCGGTCGCCGACCTCTCGGGCGGCCAGCAGCGCCGCGTCCTCATCGCGCGCGCCCTTGTCCGCGATCCCGAGCTGCTCATCCTCGACGAGCCCGTCGCGGGCGTCGACCAGCCGAGCCAGGAGGCGTTCGCCCGCACGCTCGAGCTGCTCGTCGCGCGCGGCGTGACGATCCTCGTCGTCCTCCACGAGCTCGGCGAGCTCGAGGGGCTCATCACCCGAACCGTCGTCCTGCGGCACGGGACCGTCGTCCACGACGGCCCCGCCCCGCGCGCGGCCCGCGGCCACGACGACCCCGACCACGACCACGTCCACGCGCACGAAGGTCCACAGACCCTGCCCCCGGCCGTCGTCCTCACCGATCATCCCTTCTGCGAGACCGACTGACATGGACCAGATCCTCGACATGCTCACGACGCCCCTCATGCAGCGCGGCCTGCTCGCCGCCCTGCTCGTCGGGATCGTCGCCCCCGTCATGGGGACCTTCCTCGTCCAGCGACGCCTCTCGCTGCTCGGCGACGGCATCGGTCACGTCGCCCTCACGGGCGTCGCGCTCGGCTGGCTCGTCGGCGCAGCCGCGGGCGTCACCCCGGTCGACGCGCTCGCCGTGCCCGGCGCCGTCGTCGCCGCCGTCATCGGCGCGGTCGGCATCGAGATCGTCCGCGAGCGCGGCCGCACGAGCGCCGACGTCGCCCTCGCCCTGCTCTTCTACGGCGGCATCGCCGGCGGCGTCATCATCATCCAGCTCGCAGGCGGCCAGAGCTCGAACCTCATGGCGTACCTCTTCGGCTCGATCTCCGTCGTCACGACGTGGGACCTCGTCCTCACGGCCGTCCTCGCGCTCGTCGTCCTCGGCCTCGGCGTAGGCCTGCGGCCCGCCCTCTTCACCGTGTCGCACGACGAGGAGTTCGCGCGCGCGAGCGGCCTGCCCGTGAGGCTGCTCAACATCGCGATCGCCGTCATGGCCGCCCTCACCGTCACGGTCGCGATGCGGGTCGTCGGGCTCCTGCTCGTCTCCGCCCTCATGATCGTGCCCGTCGCCGTCGCCCAGCTGCTCACGCGTTCCTTCGTCACGACGATGCGCCTCGCGATCGGCATCGGCGTCGTCGCGTGCGTCGTCGGGCTCTCCGCGACGTACTGGTGGGACGTCTCCCCCGGCGCGATGATCGTCGTGCTGACGATCGCCGCCTACGCCGTCGTCGCGGCGCTCCACCCGCTGCTGCGGGCACGGCAGGCGCACCGTGACCCGCACCCCGATCTTCCCGCCGACGTCGTCCTGGAGGCCTGAGCATGCAGCGCATGACCCGTCAGAGGCTCGCCGTGAGCGAGGTCCTCGCCGAGATCCCCGAGTTCGTCTCCGCGCAGCAGCTTCACGAGGAGCTCGCCGAGCGCGGCGTCGCCGTGGGCCTCGCGACCGTCTACCGCACGCTGCAGACGCTCGCGGCCGCAGGCGAGGTCGACGTCCTGCGCCTCGCTGACGGTGAGGCCGCCTACCGCCGCTGCGCGACGCGCGACCACCATCACCACCTCGTGTGCCGCGCGTGCGGGACGACCGTCGAGATCGACGGGCCGACCGTCGAGGCCTGGGCCGGGCTCGTCGGCGACTCGCACGGCTTCACGCGCATCGAGCACACCATCGAGCTCTTCGGCCTGTGCGCCGAGTGCTCCTCCGAGGACGCGCTCGACGCTGCCGTCGAGGACGGCCCCGCGCGCTCCGACGGCGACCGCTGAGCATGCTTCCCGCAGGCCTCGTCCCCGACGCCTCGACGACCCCCTTTCTCGGGATGTTCACCTTCTTCCTCGTCGTCGTCGTCGTGCGCACCCAGGTCACGTACTGGCTCGCCCGGACGCTCACGGACCGCGCCGTGACACGCGGCGAGCCGCGCTCAGCGACGCTGCGTCGCTTCAAGCGGTGGCTCACCGAGGGAGGCGTCGACTCAGGCGTCGCGGCGCTCAACCGCTGGGGGCTGCTCGTCGTCCCCCTGAGCTTCCTCTTCACCGGCACGAAGACCGTCATCAACGCGGCCGCGGGCGTCACCCGCATGCCGTTCGGGCGATACACGGCCGCGATGCTCGTGGGCTGCGTCACGCACTCGGTGATCTACGCGACCGTGGGCTGGGCCGCGTGGACGGCAGTCGTCGGCGCCGCCGCGGGTTCTCCGTGGGCGCTCGTCGTACTCGTCGTCGTCGTCGCGGCCGTCGTCGCGACGATCGTCGCGCATCGCAGGCACAAGCTCGCACGACGGTCACGGACCGACCTTGCCGCGTCCGGTGGCGCCCTCGCGGCGATCCGCGAGTTGCACGGCCGCGCCGCCGAGGCCCACGACGCCGAGCACGCCTACGGGACAGCCGTCACCGGCGAGCAGCACGACGCCGCGAGGCCCGGCGCGACGAGTTCGGACGCCGCGCTCCGGGACGGGTCGACGCGCAACCGTACGACGCCTGACGACGCCTGACGACGCCTGACGACGCCTGACGACGCCTGACGACGAGCATCCTGGCCGGGCGTCAGGCCTCGGGCGTCAGGCCTCGGGACGATCGATCGCAGCGCCGTAGCGGCGGTCGCGGCGCGCGTACTCCTCGACGGCACGCCACAGCACCCGCCGGTCGACGTCGGGCCACGGCTCGGGCAGGAAGACGAGCTCTGCGTACGCGGACTGCCAGATCATGAAGTTCGACGTGCGCTGCTCGCCCGAGCTCCTCAGGAAGAGGTCGACGTCGGGCAGGTCCGGCTCGTCGAGGTAGCGCTGCACCGTCTTCTCGGTGACCTTCTCCGGATCGAGCAGGCCGGCGGCCGCGTCCCGCGCGATGTCACGCGCGGCGTCCGCGAGCTCGGCGCGCCCGCCGTAGTTGACGCACATCGTCAGCGTGCACACGTCGTTGTCCCGTGTGCGACGCTCGGCCTCCTCGAGCTCCGTGACGACCGACTTCCAGAGCCGCGGCCGACGACCGGCCCACCGCACGCGCACGCCCCAGGAGTCGAGCGTGTCCCGCTGACGCCGCAGGACGTCGCGCGAGAAGCCCATGAGGAACCGCACCTCCTCGGGGCTGCGCTTCCAGTTCTCGGTCGAGAACGCGTACGCCGAGACGTGCGTGACGCCGATCTCGATCGCTCCCGCGACGACGTCGAGCAGCGCGGCCTCACCCGCCGCGTGCCCTGCGGTGCGCGGCAGGCCCCGCGCGTTGGCCCAGCGGCCGTTGCCGTCCATGACGACAGCGACGTGGCGCGGCACGAGCTCGCGCGGTACGGCAGGCGGGACGGCGCCCGACGGGTGCGGATCCGGACGCTGCGGCGCCGGGCGCTGCTGCGGGCGGACGGGCGGCTGGGGCGTGCGGGCCATCGGCAGGATCCTCGGGTCGGTCGGTGCAATCGGTGCGATCGGACGGTGCGGGTGGTCTGTGCAATCAGACGGTACGAGCAGACGCTACGTGGTCGGTGCCGGTGCGTGGACAGGGCCGGTGCGTCGGATGCGCCGGCACCGCACGTACGTGCTGCGCAGAGTCGCACGCGCATGACGGGCGTCGACGGCGTCGGGTGCGGCGCCCTTGCGTCGGAACGCTACCCTGCCGGTCCGGGCCCGACGGGTCGCGGCGCGTGCGCGTCCCGGTCGACCATGCGCAGCGACCGCAGTGAACGTTCGAGGTGATACTGGCTGTACGCCGCGACGAGTCCTGACGCCTCCCGTCGCGTCCGCTGGTCCGACTCGCCGGCCGTCTCCCAGTCGCCCTCGAGGAGCGCCGCGAGCAGCGTGAACGTCTCAGGAGCAGGTGCGGGCGACCCTGGCGGACGGCACGTGGGGCACACCGCCCCACCGTGCGCGACCGAGAACGCCCGGTGCGGTCCGGGCTCGCCGCAGCGGCCGCAGCGCGTGAAGCTCGGCGCCCAGCCGGCGACGGCGAGCGCCCGCACGAGGTAGGAGTCGAGCACGAGCCCCGGGTCCTGGCGGCGCTCGCTCAGGGTGCGCAGCGCACCGACGAGCAGCCAGAACTGCTGCACCGACGGCTCGCGCTCGTCCGCGACGACGCGCTCCGCGGTCTCGAGCATGACGGCGCCCACCGTGTAGAGCGCGTAGTCGTCGAAGATGGGCCGCGCGAACGCGCCGAGCGTCTCCGCCTGCGTGACGACGTCGAGGCTGCGCCCCACGTGGAGCTGCAGGTCGACGTACATGAACGGCTCGAGCCGCGCCCCGAAGCGCGACGACGTGCGCCGCACACCCTTGCCGACCGCGCGCACCTTGCCGTGCTCGCGCGTGAGCAGCGTGACGATGCGGTCCGCCTCGCCCAGCTTCTGGGCACGCAGGACCACTCCTTCGTCACGGTAGAGAGGCACGGGTCCATCCTCTCCCATGCCACCGACATGCCGGTGCCCGGTCCGGAGGCTCCCGGACCGGGCACCGGTCGGTCATGCTGGTCATGCTCGGAGGCAGTGTGCCGTCGTCACGCGCTCGACCGGTGGGTCTGCACGCGACGCTCGACCGTCCACGCCGAGGCGCCGCGGATCAGGCGGACGCGCGACCTGCGCGGTTGATCGCCGAGATGATCGCCTTGAGCGACGCCGTCGTGATCGACGGGTCGATGCCGACGCCCCAGAGGACCTCGCCGTCGACCTCGCACTCGACGTACGCGGCCGCGGTCGCGTCGCCGCCCTCGGACAGCGCGTGCTCGGCGTAGTCGAGCACCGCGACGTCCACGCCGACCTGCCCGAGAGCGTCGACGAACGCCGCGATGGGCCCGTTGCCGCGTCCCTCGATCGTGCTGAGGGCCCCGCCGTCGACGAGGTCGACCGCGATCGTGTCCGGGCCGTCCTCGACGCTCGTCGAACGCGTGCCGCGCAGCGCGAAGCGCCCCCACGGTTCGAGGGGACCGCCCGCCGTCGCGGGCAGGTACTCGTCGGCGAAGATCGTCCAGATGTCGTCGCCCGACACCTCACGTCCCTCGCCGTCCGTCACGCCCTGGACGACGCGCGAGAACTCGATCTGGAGCCTGCGGGGCAGGTCGAGATGACGCTCCGACTTCAGCAGGTACGAGATGCCGCCCTTGCCGGACTGGGAGTTGACACGGATGACGGCCTCGTACGAGCGGCCGACGTCCTTGGGGTCGATCGGCAGGTACGGGACGCCCCAGACGAGGTCGTCGATGCCGACGCCCTGCGCCTCGGCGCGCGCCGCCATGTCGTCGAGCCCCTTCTTGATCGCGTCCTGGTGGGAGCCCGAGAACGCCGTGAAGACGAGGTCGCCAGCGTACGGGTGACGCTCGTGCACGCCGATCTGGTTGCAGTGCTCGACCGTGCGGCGGATCGCGTCGATGTCGGAGAAGTCGATCTGCGGGTCGACGCCCTGGCTCGCGAGGTTCATGCCCAGCGTGACGAGGTCGACGTTGCCCGTGCGCTCGCCGTTGCCGAACAGGCAGCCCTCGATGCGGTCCGCACCAGCGAGGTAGCCGAGCTCGGCGGCTGCGACGGCCGTGCCGCGGTCGTTGTGCGGGTGCAGCGAGAGGATGACGTTCTCGCGGTGCGCGAGGTGACGGCTCATCCACTCGATCGAGTCGGCGTAGACGTTGGGCGTCGCCATCTCGACCGTCGCGGGCAGGTTGACGATGACCTTGCGCTCGGGCGTCGGCTCGAGGACCTCGAGCACCGCGTTGCAGATGCGCACCGCGACCTCGAGCTCGGTGCCCGTGTACGACTCGGGCGAGTACTCGTAGAACACCTGGGTGTCCGGGATCGTGTGCTCGAACTTGCGGCACAGCTTCGCGCCGTCGACCGCGATCTCGGTGACGCCGGCCTCGTCCGTGCGGAAGACGACCTCGCGCTGGAGGATCGACGTCGAGTTGTAGAGGTGGACGATCGCCTGCTTGGCACCCTCGAGCGACTCGTAGGTCCGCGCGATGAGGTGCTCGCGCGCCTGCGTGAGCACCTGGATGACGACGTCGTCGGGGATGTGTCCGCCTTCGATGAGCAGACGCACGAAGTCGAAGTCGGTCTGCGACGCCGACGGGAAGCCGACCTCGATCTCCTTGTAGCCCATCTCGACGAGCAGCTTGAACATCGTGAGCTTGCGCTCGGGGTTCATCGGCTCGATGAGCGCCTGGTTGCCGTCACGCAGGTCGACCGCGCACCAGCGCGGGGCCTGTGTCACCGTCCGGGACGGCCACGTGCGGTCGGGCAGGTCGATGGTGATCTGCTGCGCGAAGGGGAGGTACTTGTGCACCGGCATGCCGGAGGGCTGCTGCGGGCCGCCGGGGAAACCATCGTGCGTGGGGACGTGGGTGTTCATCATGGGTCCTTCGTCTGGTGCTGCTCAACAGGGTGTCCGGTCGGCACACCAACCACCGCGACGAGGAACCGACCGGTCAGGCCTCGTCGCGGCAGCGAAGGAGCAGCAGATGCTGCGCAGCACGGCGCACGTCGTCACTGTACTCCGCGACGCCCCCGGCCCTGCAACCGCGTCCGGGAACCGGGACACCCGTCCCGCGCCGACCCGTGGCACGACGATCCCCGCACCGACCCGGGACACAGGTCGGTGCGGGGATCTTGTGACGCGGCGCCGGCCGCGCACGAACCGTGGCTCTGCCAGGTTCGTCAGTCCGTCACGAGCAGGTCATCGACTCGTAGATCGTGCCCGTCTCGTCGACCGACAGCGGCTCCTGCCCGCCGAGGAGATCCATCCCGACGAGGCAGAACGTCCCCGTGTCCGCCTCGAGCTCGGCGATCGTGACGATCACGCCCTCGGACGGCGTGAACCCTCCCTCGGTGAGGAGGCTCGCACCGCCGTCCGCGTACGCGTTCGGCGTGACCTCGGGGTGATCCACGAGGTAGGTAGCGACGCCGACGCGCGCGTGCGCAAGCTCGGTCCTGAGGTCGAACGTCGCCGTGTCACCCTCCCCGTCGAAACCCTCGAGACCGCTGGGGTCGTCGAACCCGCTGCCGAGGTCGCCACCGCCACCGAGGGCGGCGCCCGGAAACCCACCCTGGGCGAGCTCCGTCGCGAGGTCCGCGAAGATCGGCTGCCCCGCGAGGTACTCCATGAGCTTGGTCGTGCGCTCCTGGACCCACTTCTCGTCGTCGAGCTTGCCCGACTTCTGGAGCTCGGCCATGGCGTCGCTCGTCTGTCGCACGATGTCGAGGATCGTCTCGGTCGGGCTGACGAACCAGGAGCCGCCCTCCTCGACCGCGACGAGGCCGAGATCCGCATAGCCGAGCTCGTTGAGGAGAGGCGCCTCGTCGAGGCAGATCCTGCCGTCCTTGCCCGACTCGGTGTCCTTGAGCACGACGCACGTGCCGTCGATGGTCACCGACTTGCCGTCCTCGGTGCTCGCAAACGTCAGCCCCTGGGGCGCGAGACGCGAACGACCATTCGTCGTGCCGTCGGCCGTGAACGAACCCGAGGTCGTGAAGGGGACGTCGAACGTCTCACCCGCGGGCATGTACACGGACAGCGCGCGCCGCTCGGGCAGCGGGAGCGCCGCGATGATCCTGTCGACGTCGCCCGAGACGATCGCCTGGACGAGGCCCTGGCCCGCGGCCTCGGGCGAGCCGGAGCCGGCACCCTTGCCGTCTCCGAGCATCGTGCCGCGTGGGGTGGTCGCGCCGCTCGCGACGTACGCGATCTCGCCGATCGAGAGGTAGGGGCTCACGTACCATCCGTCCCCCTCCTCGACCGTCATGACGAAGAGCGGCTGCCCCTCGCGGGCGAAGTCGGCGAAGTCCGCGGTTGCGGGGAGCGCCTCCTCGAGCTGCTTGACGAGCTCGGCGCGGAGCATCTGCGGGTCGAACGCCTCCGCGCCGCCAAAGCTCTTGAGCGTGTCGAGGAGCTGGGGGTTTGCCGCGACGGTCTTCTCCCAGGCCGCGACGAACGCGTCGCCGACCTTCTCCGGGTTGCCGTCGACGGTGATCGTGCCCGCCGTGACCTCCACCTTCGAGAGCCCCTCCTGGAGGTTCGTCTCGGTGGTGGTCACGCCTGAGGTCGTGATCGTCATCGAGTCGAGGACGTCGGTGAAGGCCTTGATGCTTGCCGCGGAGGACGACCCCTCGGCGGCCTTCAGCGCGTCGTCGACGATCCCGGACAACGACGAGACCTCGGCCGGAGACATCGCTCCGAGCATCGCGAGCGCGTCCTTCTTCTCGAGGCCGGTCATGAGCTGCTCGAACGCCGCGCGCGGTGTCTCGGACCCATTGACCTTGTCGAGGACGAAGTGGTTGACCGCGAACGCGGCACCGCCGAGAGCGATCGCGGTGCCCGCAGCGGCACCTGCGATGACCAGACCCCGGCGACGGCGCGGGGCGGCCGGGATCTCGTCCGCGATCGTCGCCATGTCGTAGCCGGTGCTGCCGTAGCCCGCGCTGCCGTAGCCCGCGCTGCCGTAGCCGGCGCTCCCGTAGCCCGGGCTGCCGTCTGCGGCTGCCCGGGCGTCGCCGAAGCCGTAAGCGGTCGCCGCAGGTGCGTGGCCCGCGGGCGGCTGCGCGCCAGGCGACCACCCGGTCGGAGCGCCGGTCTGCGGCTGGAGGTCCCGCTGAGGCTGGAAACCCTGCGGCTGGAAGCTCTGGGTGGACGCCTGCGCGCCCGACCGTGCGTCGATGGCCGCGACGACGGCGGGGTCGCCGAGCCCTCGGAGCCAGTCGAGCAGGGACGGGTAGGCCTGGGGATGGGCGGCGACGAGCGCCCGCAGATCAGGGCGGCTGGTCGCGATGCCCGCGAGCTGCGCCGCCGTCGTCGTCGGGTCGAGCGCGAGGTCCCGCGCCTGGTCGTGTGTCATGTGTCTCCCCCTGCGCGGCGCGCCCGGAGGCGCGCCGCCTTGTCGTGCTTGTTCCGTCTCAGGCCGTACGCGAGCGTAGCGCCTCGTCAATCTCGGCGTCACCCAGCTGGCCGAGCCACTCGAGCAGCGCCAGGTACGTCGACGGGTTGGCTGCGAGCGCCGCACGGAGCGTCGGCGCGTCCTGCGCGATCTGCGCGAGGGTCGTCGCCGGTGTCTGGCCATCGATCGCCTGGGCCCACGTGAACCCGGCCTCGGTACGTGTCGACGGATCCGCGACGTCGAGGCGAAGGACCTCCGTGACCTGATCGCCCGCGGGAACAGTCGGCTCCGCCGAGGTCGCTGCCGGCGCGTCGACAACGACGGGCTGCTCGGTGACCACGGCAGGCTGCTCGGCGACGACGGCGGGCTGCTCCGCGCCGAACGGAAGTGGCTCGACGGGGCCGGCCTGGACGGACGTCGAGACCGGGTATCCCGCAACTGGCGTCTCGACAGGTGCCGCGCCGTAGGTCGCGTCGGCGACGGGCTGGCCGTAGTCGACAGGCTGGTCGTGGCCGACAGGCTGGGCAGCGGCCGTGGCGCTCCCCGAGATGTCGTACGCGGGTGCTTCCTGGGGGTAACCCTGAGGCGCGGGCGCCTGGGGGTATCCCGGCGCGGCGGGAGCGGACGGGGCCGACGGAGCGGCGCTGAGCGCCGTGCTCCGCGGCTCCCAGACATAGGCGGTCGAGGTGCCGCCGGGGCGCGGCGTCGCCGGGTTCGCGGCCACGTGGGCACGCACCGAGGACGGCAGTGTGAGGCACGCGAGCACCGCGACCGGGAGGCCCACGCCGACGACGAGCGTGAGCAGCGTGACGTGGAGCTGCGGGACGAACGCGGTCACCACGTCGAGCCGTGAGACGACGACGAGGAATATCCCGACGACGAGCAGCGCAGCCGTCGCGACGATCGCCGGGCGGCGCGCGTCCGCAGGCCGGCCGACGAGCATCGACCGCACCTTGAGCGCGACACCGCCGACGACGAGCGCGACGACAGCGCCCGGCACGAGGACACCGAGACCGGGCGAGGTGGCCAGGCCGGCGCCCGCCACGGTCTGGTTGTCGTCGATCGCGATGACGAGGGTGACGACAGCGACGACCGAGGCGAGGGCCGCGACGAGGCCGAGCAGGCCGCGTGCCGTGACGAACCAGCCGATGGCGGGGTCGCCCTCGTCCTTGCTTGCGCGGACGACAGCGGGTGACGTCGCGAGCACCGCGAGCGCGCCGACGAGGACGAGGCCGTAGCCGAGCACCGCGACACCTGCGACGACGACCGTGTCGTCCATGACCTCGCTCATCGTCAGCGTCCGGACGGACTCGACGGAGACAGAAGCGTCGTTCGCCGCGAAGAGCGCGACGGCCCACGTCGCAGCGACGACGACAGCGGCTCGGCGCCACAGCGCCGTACGCGTGAACGCCGCGAGCACCGAGGGCAGGACGAGCGCGCCGACGACGAGCACGGTGGAGACCGCCGCGACGACGAGGAACCGGGTGAGGTCGTCCTCTGCACGGATCTCCGAGGGGACCTGGAGCCGCTGGACGACGAGGAGCACGAGCCACGCGACCGGCGCGAGCACCGCGAGGGCGCCGACGAGCGTCGTCACGCTGCGCCACGAGCGGGAGACCGCGGCGTCGAGCGCGGCGGGGCCGAGCTCTGAGGAACGGGGCACCGCGGCGAGCGCGGCTGCGGCGAGACCGATGGCGACGCCCGGGCCGAGGCCACGCTGACCGTCGACAGCCGCCGCGTCGAGGACGACCTGAGCGAGGCTCGCGGCGACCGCGGGAAGCGCCAGGACCACGCGCGCCCGGCGGGTCGA encodes:
- a CDS encoding metal ABC transporter solute-binding protein, Zn/Mn family, whose product is MHSTTSPRRTARTAGVLAAILALTACGTAAQDDNRLEVLASFYPLQFVAEQVGGDRVHVTNLTPLGGEPHDLELSPAVARRVGSADLVVFQSGFQPAVDQAVDEGHPTRTLDATAVLAAAPPAEAVLPAAGEHDDEHAEHDEHDHADDEHDHADDEHAEHDEHEHADDEHADHDEHEHADDEHADHDEHEHADDAHADATAGHSADDGHDHGGVDPHFWLDPTRLALLAPALAEMLAAADPAGAAGFRERADALVRELTDLDVSFTAGLTTCTHRTLVTSHAAFGYLAHRYDLEQVSVAGLDPDTEPSPRRLREVADIVRATGVPTIFFESSASAKVAGVLAEDAGVRTAALSPLESLTREAAEAGDTYLTTMTANLAALRTGLDCA
- a CDS encoding Fur family transcriptional regulator, whose translation is MQRMTRQRLAVSEVLAEIPEFVSAQQLHEELAERGVAVGLATVYRTLQTLAAAGEVDVLRLADGEAAYRRCATRDHHHHLVCRACGTTVEIDGPTVEAWAGLVGDSHGFTRIEHTIELFGLCAECSSEDALDAAVEDGPARSDGDR
- a CDS encoding DedA family protein; this encodes MLPAGLVPDASTTPFLGMFTFFLVVVVVRTQVTYWLARTLTDRAVTRGEPRSATLRRFKRWLTEGGVDSGVAALNRWGLLVVPLSFLFTGTKTVINAAAGVTRMPFGRYTAAMLVGCVTHSVIYATVGWAAWTAVVGAAAGSPWALVVLVVVVAAVVATIVAHRRHKLARRSRTDLAASGGALAAIRELHGRAAEAHDAEHAYGTAVTGEQHDAARPGATSSDAALRDGSTRNRTTPDDA
- the recO gene encoding DNA repair protein RecO, which translates into the protein MPLYRDEGVVLRAQKLGEADRIVTLLTREHGKVRAVGKGVRRTSSRFGARLEPFMYVDLQLHVGRSLDVVTQAETLGAFARPIFDDYALYTVGAVMLETAERVVADEREPSVQQFWLLVGALRTLSERRQDPGLVLDSYLVRALAVAGWAPSFTRCGRCGEPGPHRAFSVAHGGAVCPTCRPPGSPAPAPETFTLLAALLEGDWETAGESDQRTRREASGLVAAYSQYHLERSLRSLRMVDRDAHAPRPVGPGPAG
- a CDS encoding metal ABC transporter ATP-binding protein — its product is MPDIHATTGTAAPPTAVPASTAAPVLDVRGLTTHLGGQQILGGVDLRIEQGEVVALLGTNGSGKSTLVRTLVRAVPASGGTVSILGTPLGQRTPWHRVGYVPQRLGAAGGVPATVREIVASGLLGPRTLRKPRDWRPRVDAALTEVGLLHRRDQAVADLSGGQQRRVLIARALVRDPELLILDEPVAGVDQPSQEAFARTLELLVARGVTILVVLHELGELEGLITRTVVLRHGTVVHDGPAPRAARGHDDPDHDHVHAHEGPQTLPPAVVLTDHPFCETD
- a CDS encoding metal ABC transporter permease translates to MDQILDMLTTPLMQRGLLAALLVGIVAPVMGTFLVQRRLSLLGDGIGHVALTGVALGWLVGAAAGVTPVDALAVPGAVVAAVIGAVGIEIVRERGRTSADVALALLFYGGIAGGVIIIQLAGGQSSNLMAYLFGSISVVTTWDLVLTAVLALVVLGLGVGLRPALFTVSHDEEFARASGLPVRLLNIAIAVMAALTVTVAMRVVGLLLVSALMIVPVAVAQLLTRSFVTTMRLAIGIGVVACVVGLSATYWWDVSPGAMIVVLTIAAYAVVAALHPLLRARQAHRDPHPDLPADVVLEA
- a CDS encoding glycine--tRNA ligase — its product is MASTSKRLDAVISLAKRRGFVFQAGEIYGGSRSAWDYGPLGAELKENIKRQWWQSMVRGRDDVVGIDSSVILPRKVWEASGHVAVFTDPLIECTSCHKRFRADTLLEEFEEKKGRAAENGLADVACPNCGTRDAWTEPQNFSGLLKTYLGAVDNEEGMHYLRPETAQGIFVNFANVQTASRMKPPFGIGQIGKSFRNEITPGNFIFRTREFEQMEMEFFVEPGTDEDWHQTWIDTRMAWYTGLGIDPENLRLYEHPAEKLSHYSKRTVDIEYRFGFTGSEWGELEGIANRTDFDLRTHSEISGKDLSYFDQAKNERYFPYVIEPAAGLTRSLMAFLVEAYAEDEAPNAKGGVDVRTVLRLDHRLAPVKAAVLPLSRNADLSPKARDLAAELRKHWNVDFDDAGAIGRRYRRQDEIGTPFCITVDFDTLEDQAVTIRHRDSMEQERVALDQVVPFLAARLIGA
- a CDS encoding isoprenyl transferase — protein: MARTPQPPVRPQQRPAPQRPDPHPSGAVPPAVPRELVPRHVAVVMDGNGRWANARGLPRTAGHAAGEAALLDVVAGAIEIGVTHVSAYAFSTENWKRSPEEVRFLMGFSRDVLRRQRDTLDSWGVRVRWAGRRPRLWKSVVTELEEAERRTRDNDVCTLTMCVNYGGRAELADAARDIARDAAAGLLDPEKVTEKTVQRYLDEPDLPDVDLFLRSSGEQRTSNFMIWQSAYAELVFLPEPWPDVDRRVLWRAVEEYARRDRRYGAAIDRPEA